A stretch of DNA from Roseovarius faecimaris:
CGAAAGCTTCAACGCCCGTTTCCGCGACGAGCTACTCAACGGCGAAATCTTCTATACCTTACGCGAGGCTCAAATCCTGATCGAGCAATGGCGCGTCCACTACAGCACGGTCAGACCCCACAGCGCATTGGGTTACCGCCCACCCGCGCCCAAAAGCATCGTTCCAATGGACCAGAGGCCCACGATGCACTAACAATTAAACCGGACCACCCGAAGGGGGCACGCCACGCTCGGGATTACCCGAGGTTGATCTGAAGTTCGAGCTTGCCGAACTTGTCATGATAGATCCCCCAGAAGTTCTGGGTGATATCGGAATAACGGTCATGGACGGCGCGTATTTCTCGACCATGCCCTATCCGCCCCAAGGTTGCTATTCGCTCAGCCATGTGCGCTACACGCCCCAGATCCGCTGGCAATCCAGTGAGTATCCGGTCTCACCCTACGAAGTGCTCGAGCGCGCACAACGGCCGTCCTATGCACGCCAGATGATAGCAGATTCCCAGCGCTACTTGCCTTGCATGGCGCAAAGCGTAGAGCGCGGTTCGATCTTCGAGGCGAAAGCAATTCCTACAGCCTCAAAAATCAGTGATTCTCGTCCGATCATATTTCACAAGGGACATTCCGACAGCCGGGTCACCACCGTTCTGGGCGGGAAAATCGACAATATCTATGACCTGTTCAGCGCAATTCGGGAAAACCTTCCGGAGTGTGCGGCGGCTCATGGCCGACTGGTCGTCGGGCGGCAGGCTGTATGAGCGGGCTTGGCCAGTACACGCTTTTTTTCTTCGTCAGCCTAATGGGCTTGTGCATTGATGTCGCGATAGCTTGGCTTGTTCACACGATGGCCGGGGTCGCCCTTCCGCTTGCGGCGCTGATCGGTTTCAGCGTGGCCGCGGCCTTCAATTATGTGCAGCACGCGCGCTGGACCTTTTCTGGATCGCGCCGGAGCCTTCGGGGATTCACGGCCTACCTGGCGCTGCAGACGGTGGCGGCCGGTCTGCGTATCGCGCTGGTGGCATGGTTCGAATTGGTGCCCGCGCTGGCACCATATCCGCTGATCACTCTAATCGCAGCAACCGCAGTGACGTTCCTTGTCAATTTCGCGCTGTCGCTCACCCTGATCTTCCGTCCCGCTCGGAATGAAGTGACTGAACAGGATAACGAATGAGTTCTACCTCAAACACACCGCCTTCGGATAGCAGACGGGACTGGCAATTACCGGCGCACGAAATCACTGTCTTTGGGCCCAAGCAGGCAGATTACGCGCTCGTGATCCCAGTCATCAATGAGGGAGAAAAGATTCGCAACCAACTGCGCGAGTTCGAGGCGGTCCAGCCACCGGTGGATCTGGTAGTCGCGGATGGCGGATCGACCGACGGGTCGCTCAACGATGGTATTCTGGATCAGGTCGGCGCGCGTGCGTTGCTGACCAAGACGGGGTCGGGCAAACTGAGCGCCCAATTGCGCATGGCTTATGCATGGTGTCTTGACGAGGGCTATTCCGGAATCGTCACGATGGACGGAAATGGCAAGGACCGGGTCGACCAAGTGCATCGCTTCGTGACCGCCCTGAAAGATGGCGCAGATTACGCGCAAGGTTCACGTTACGCCACCGGCGGTCGGGCAATGAACACGCCGCTGGACCGGGAATTGGGAAACCGGTTCGTGCATGCGCCAATTCTCAGCCTTGCTGGCGGTAAGCGGCTGACCGACACGACCAACGGCTTTCGGGCCTATTCGTGGTGCTTCTTGCTTGACCCGAAAGTGGCACCATTTCGT
This window harbors:
- a CDS encoding GtrA family protein, yielding MSGLGQYTLFFFVSLMGLCIDVAIAWLVHTMAGVALPLAALIGFSVAAAFNYVQHARWTFSGSRRSLRGFTAYLALQTVAAGLRIALVAWFELVPALAPYPLITLIAATAVTFLVNFALSLTLIFRPARNEVTEQDNE
- a CDS encoding glycosyltransferase family 2 protein: MSSTSNTPPSDSRRDWQLPAHEITVFGPKQADYALVIPVINEGEKIRNQLREFEAVQPPVDLVVADGGSTDGSLNDGILDQVGARALLTKTGSGKLSAQLRMAYAWCLDEGYSGIVTMDGNGKDRVDQVHRFVTALKDGADYAQGSRYATGGRAMNTPLDRELGNRFVHAPILSLAGGKRLTDTTNGFRAYSWCFLLDPKVAPFREVFSNYELLFYLTKRAGQLGYAVTEVPVDRSYPDAGPTPTKISGFRARWTILCQTLAAACGRYDP